A stretch of the Ictidomys tridecemlineatus isolate mIctTri1 chromosome 5, mIctTri1.hap1, whole genome shotgun sequence genome encodes the following:
- the LOC120886164 gene encoding uncharacterized protein LOC120886164 — translation MASLRRGRPNCIRAAFSTTGTGPSFRKRQRNARRRLQVNHNRNHMDLAEVLWREFLDSYDGDSEACPGQFGSFSGCSPGERSSVPLYTLKSRSPEDAGVNNALPSKAPHLLVKAACWAPISLEVNDVDMQPESEVRLPLEPRGPQEAGRQAERPCTAQDSRPTRAPTPASPVELLELGRHLPSKAKGTRMLPRLGGERDKGPKLSLSKRKLELLLAEPEKNKRKKQLMA, via the exons ATGGCCAGCCTGAGGCGCGGCAGGCCCAACTGCATCAGGGCAGCGTTCAGCACCACTGGCACTGGGCCCAGCTTCCGGAAGAGGCAGAGGAATGCACGCCGTCGCCTCCAG GTCAACCACAACAGGAACCACATGGACTTGGCTGAAGTTCTCTGGAGAGAG TTTTTAGATTCTTACGATGGTGATTCAGAAGCCTGCCCTGGTCAGTTTGGCTCCTTCTCTGGCTGTTCCCCGGGTGAGAGGAGCAGTGTGCCTCTGTACACACTGAAGTCCAGGAGTCCCGAGGACGCCGGTGTCAACAACGCTCTCCCATCCAAGGCCCCACACCTCTTGGTGAAGGCTGCCTGCTGGGCCCCCATATCCCTGGAAGTCAACGACGTGGACATGCAACCCGAGAGTGAAGTCAGGCTGCCCCTGGAGCCCAGAGGCCCCCAGGAGGCTGGAAGGCAGGCGGAGAGGCCCTGCACAGCCCAGGACTCCAGACCCACCAGGGCACCCACCCCAGCCAGTCCTGTGGAGCTCCTGGAGCTGGGCAGACACCTGCCCAGCAAGGCGAAGGGGACACGGATGCTACCCAGACTCGGAGGCGAGAGAGACAAAGGGCCCAAGCTCTCGCTTTCCAAGAGAAAACTGGAACTTTTACTTGCAGagcctgaaaaaaataagagaaagaagcagCTGATGGCCTGA